The following coding sequences are from one Leptolyngbya sp. NIES-3755 window:
- a CDS encoding hypothetical protein (similar to AA sequence:cyanobase_aa:glr3246) gives MAQHTATQNQETLKEFQEAVNMSAKELETWLETEESLSVGMKSSEDAESTGHQSGRKTVEVLHKKKSDYDESDFNHMRRVVSYVHRHLAEKPDGDIEHTRWRYSLKNWGHEPLKDK, from the coding sequence ATGGCTCAACATACTGCTACGCAAAATCAAGAGACTCTTAAAGAGTTTCAAGAAGCAGTGAATATGTCAGCCAAAGAATTAGAAACTTGGCTAGAAACCGAAGAATCACTATCGGTTGGAATGAAAAGTAGCGAGGATGCGGAATCAACTGGACACCAATCAGGTAGAAAAACGGTTGAGGTTTTACATAAGAAGAAATCAGATTACGATGAGTCAGATTTTAATCACATGAGACGGGTCGTGAGCTATGTTCATCGGCATTTAGCAGAAAAACCCGACGGTGATATCGAACATACTCGGTGGCGGTATTCGCTCAAAAATTGGGGACATGAACCGCTGAAAGATAAGTAA
- a CDS encoding UV damage endonuclease (similar to AA sequence:cyanobase_aa:LBDG_27950), with amino-acid sequence MTPELGLVCISASKTVRFKTITRKRLLQFDLVEQERLLRELYAENLRRLGIAIEFCAANKIGLYRLSSGLFPFADDPMGASILDEFAEGMGLVGEQASQLKVRLVLHPDQFVVLSSDRPEVIENSIKILTMHARIFDLLGLPRSPWALMNIHGGKGDRAERLIESIRNLPENIRSRLTLENDEYTYGSEQIAEVCKAAGVPHLFDAHHHVIHEKVESYEDESVVRAFEIARSTWENPDWQVVHISNGAETFLDQKHSDYITVMPSCYRQAPWIEIEAKQKEFAIQKLQEEWLYSDLNVLSPVVVETEEKKEEEIQVEAITPSTQDEEPSDLMEQAVSV; translated from the coding sequence ATGACCCCTGAACTTGGATTAGTGTGTATTTCTGCATCAAAAACGGTGCGATTCAAAACAATTACACGCAAGCGATTACTACAGTTTGATTTAGTCGAGCAGGAACGATTGTTGCGCGAATTGTATGCAGAAAATTTGCGGCGATTGGGAATAGCGATCGAGTTTTGTGCTGCAAATAAAATCGGATTGTATCGACTAAGTTCGGGGTTATTTCCATTTGCAGATGATCCGATGGGAGCTTCAATTTTAGATGAGTTTGCGGAAGGAATGGGATTAGTCGGAGAGCAAGCAAGTCAGCTTAAAGTTCGATTAGTTTTGCATCCAGATCAGTTTGTGGTGTTGAGTTCTGATCGCCCAGAAGTAATCGAAAATAGCATCAAGATTTTAACGATGCACGCTCGGATTTTTGATTTATTGGGATTACCGCGATCGCCTTGGGCATTGATGAACATTCACGGCGGAAAAGGCGATCGAGCAGAGCGATTGATCGAGTCGATTCGGAACTTACCAGAAAATATTCGATCGCGACTCACACTGGAGAATGATGAATACACTTACGGATCAGAGCAAATTGCTGAAGTCTGTAAGGCAGCAGGAGTTCCGCATTTGTTTGATGCTCATCATCATGTGATTCATGAGAAGGTTGAGAGCTATGAAGATGAGAGTGTAGTTCGAGCGTTTGAAATTGCTCGATCGACTTGGGAGAATCCGGATTGGCAAGTGGTTCATATTTCTAATGGGGCTGAGACCTTTTTGGATCAGAAACATAGTGACTACATTACAGTAATGCCGAGTTGCTATCGTCAAGCACCTTGGATTGAGATTGAAGCGAAACAGAAGGAGTTTGCGATTCAGAAGCTACAAGAAGAATGGTTGTATTCGGATTTGAATGTGTTGTCGCCTGTGGTTGTTGAGACTGAGGAGAAGAAGGAAGAAGAGATTCAGGTTGAAGCGATTACTCCATCGACTCAGGATGAGGAACCTTCGGATTTGATGGAGCAGGCGGTTTCGGTGTAG
- a CDS encoding hypothetical protein (similar to AA sequence:cyanobase_aa:LBDG_19110): MHGSLVAPLPTQLMPEAIESIVKSNPYYKAEQTFSELIEAENLDQRLNEFEEQIRYFETALTFALKEAYDQAQGSDAAHLFLQRILYRINRLNLFWYDDLTHYANERSTYLQKVRNEIEAAWQAWELKQIDTEAYHSVDIKQALLDRYQADLDPELSEEAIYLRKEMPFEGYRYLLAITSFDGLVEASRLSRILGGAANEVQATLTKVLLEEYGNGRLSRKHSTFFAKMMTELSLSTQPEAYFDLVPWEALATTNHNFLLTECKRHFLRYNGGLAYFEVAGPSAYRNYLAAAQRLQLSEGAMGYWDLHIKEDERHGRWMIENVTLPLVDMYPQQAWQLLLGYDQEKLMGDRAGAAIVAMIRHGVETESLPAIVLN, translated from the coding sequence ATGCACGGTAGTTTAGTCGCTCCTCTGCCAACCCAATTGATGCCAGAGGCAATCGAATCCATTGTTAAGAGTAATCCTTACTACAAGGCGGAACAAACGTTTAGTGAACTGATCGAAGCTGAAAACTTAGATCAGCGACTCAATGAGTTTGAAGAGCAGATTCGGTACTTTGAAACCGCGCTGACTTTTGCACTTAAAGAAGCTTACGATCAAGCTCAAGGATCGGATGCAGCACATCTTTTCTTACAGCGAATTCTGTATAGAATCAATCGCTTGAACCTCTTTTGGTATGACGATTTGACGCATTATGCAAATGAGCGATCGACATATTTACAAAAGGTTCGTAACGAAATCGAAGCCGCTTGGCAAGCTTGGGAACTAAAGCAGATTGATACTGAGGCTTATCACTCGGTTGATATCAAACAGGCATTGCTCGATCGATATCAAGCCGATCTCGATCCTGAACTCTCTGAAGAAGCCATTTATCTTCGTAAAGAGATGCCGTTTGAAGGCTATCGCTATCTTTTGGCAATCACTTCGTTTGATGGATTGGTCGAAGCAAGCCGTTTATCTCGAATTCTCGGTGGTGCTGCGAATGAAGTTCAAGCAACTTTAACCAAAGTACTGCTCGAAGAATACGGTAATGGTCGTTTGTCGCGGAAACATTCCACTTTCTTCGCGAAGATGATGACCGAATTGAGCCTCAGCACTCAACCTGAAGCTTACTTTGATCTGGTTCCCTGGGAAGCTTTAGCAACCACGAATCATAACTTCTTGCTGACGGAATGTAAGCGTCATTTTCTGCGCTACAACGGCGGATTGGCTTATTTTGAAGTAGCAGGTCCTTCAGCGTATCGGAACTATCTCGCTGCGGCACAGAGACTTCAACTATCCGAGGGTGCAATGGGTTATTGGGACTTGCACATCAAAGAAGATGAAAGACATGGACGCTGGATGATCGAAAACGTGACGTTGCCTTTGGTTGATATGTATCCGCAACAAGCTTGGCAGTTGTTGTTGGGTTATGACCAAGAAAAACTCATGGGCGATCGAGCTGGAGCCGCGATCGTGGCAATGATCCGTCACGGAGTTGAGACCGAATCGCTTCCCGCGATCGTACTGAATTAA
- a CDS encoding hypothetical protein (hypothetical protein Cyan7822_1695;~similar to AA sequence:cyanobase_aa:LBDG_19100): MTGTLIRQTQTVTETEVFFCPEESHFYSHCLERLVFSQCDSRLIVEFGSGDGSPVINSLMRSRCNDIIHGFELNPSAYDVAKSRIDQCNLHDRYVLHNKSFFEAAPTDAECLIANPPYIPAPDNQIRMPLLHGGVDGATLTNKLLTLNYPSVMVLISSYSNPLGTLECAAKQGYTVADFMVTPLQFGCYSSEPKVKNWIAKLRENGQAFYSDNIYFLAGVLFQQSDIASVDISNELVRVMTAL, from the coding sequence TTGACTGGGACACTGATTAGACAAACGCAAACGGTTACTGAAACCGAAGTATTTTTCTGCCCTGAAGAATCGCATTTCTATTCACATTGTTTAGAGCGATTGGTATTTTCGCAGTGTGATTCGCGGTTGATTGTTGAATTTGGATCGGGCGATGGTAGTCCGGTGATCAATTCATTAATGCGATCGCGCTGTAATGATATAATTCACGGCTTTGAACTGAATCCATCAGCTTATGATGTGGCAAAATCAAGAATCGATCAGTGTAATTTGCACGATCGATATGTGTTGCACAACAAATCATTCTTTGAGGCAGCACCAACCGATGCAGAGTGCTTGATTGCAAATCCGCCTTATATTCCTGCTCCAGACAACCAAATTCGGATGCCGCTGTTGCATGGTGGCGTAGATGGTGCAACACTGACGAATAAGCTATTAACGCTGAACTATCCAAGCGTCATGGTCTTGATCTCCAGCTACTCAAACCCATTAGGGACGCTGGAATGTGCTGCTAAACAGGGTTATACGGTTGCTGACTTTATGGTGACACCGTTGCAGTTTGGTTGCTATAGCTCTGAACCAAAGGTGAAAAACTGGATCGCAAAATTGCGCGAGAACGGTCAAGCATTCTATTCAGACAATATCTATTTTCTTGCAGGTGTGCTGTTCCAACAATCTGATATTGCATCTGTTGATATTTCAAATGAGCTAGTTCGAGTGATGACTGCGTTGTAA
- a CDS encoding glycosyl transferase family 2 (similar to AA sequence:cyanobase_aa:Cyan7425_3732), producing MSKVDILIPTYNRASALAVTLTSLIAQSFQDFNVIISDQTEDPTTIASNLVQTPIRVLRSHNHKVQIHHHLPRRGLAEQRQFLLDQATAPYVLFIDDDLILESFVIEQFIAAIEQENCGFVGSGLIGLSFAQDIRPHEQAIEFWKTPVQPEKLQPGMPEWERWKLHNAANLYHIQRSHNIAPDQPRKYKVAWIGGCVMYNTEKLRDVGGFNFWKDLPENHCGEDVLVQQRVMAKYGGCGVLPSGAYHQELPTTVLDRTYNAPVVLAIH from the coding sequence ATGTCTAAAGTTGATATCTTAATTCCCACCTACAATCGTGCTTCTGCATTGGCAGTAACATTAACTAGCTTGATTGCTCAGAGCTTTCAGGACTTCAATGTGATTATCTCGGATCAAACAGAAGATCCAACTACGATCGCATCAAACCTAGTCCAAACTCCGATTCGGGTATTGCGTTCACACAATCATAAAGTTCAAATCCACCATCATCTCCCACGCCGTGGACTCGCAGAACAAAGACAGTTCCTACTCGATCAAGCCACTGCTCCTTACGTTCTGTTTATTGATGACGATTTGATTCTCGAATCCTTTGTGATCGAGCAATTCATAGCAGCGATCGAACAAGAAAACTGCGGTTTTGTCGGTAGTGGATTGATCGGGCTAAGTTTTGCTCAAGACATTCGACCGCATGAACAAGCGATCGAGTTTTGGAAAACTCCCGTTCAACCGGAAAAACTCCAGCCTGGAATGCCTGAATGGGAACGCTGGAAGTTACATAATGCAGCAAATTTGTATCATATTCAGCGATCGCACAATATCGCGCCTGACCAGCCACGTAAATACAAAGTCGCTTGGATTGGTGGCTGTGTGATGTACAACACGGAAAAGCTTCGTGATGTGGGTGGCTTCAATTTCTGGAAGGACTTACCAGAAAATCACTGTGGCGAAGATGTGCTTGTTCAACAGCGAGTCATGGCGAAGTATGGCGGTTGTGGAGTGCTTCCGTCCGGGGCGTATCATCAGGAATTGCCGACGACCGTTCTCGATCGTACTTACAATGCTCCGGTTGTACTGGCGATTCACTGA
- a CDS encoding hypothetical protein (hypothetical protein FJSC11DRAFT_4023;~similar to AA sequence:cyanobase_aa:LBDG_11120) has translation MIPEFFDRASVGSVWRVPYQQREIDAEQWVKQHGISPASDDRVRVCLLAIDVQNTFCIPDFELFVGGRSGTGAVEDNIRLCEFIYRNLGSITEIAPTMDTHTAMQIFHPIFWINQAGEHPIPAATLIPYEAVQKGEWRVNPAVAASLKTDYDTLNNHALHYTEQLTDEGKYPLTVWPYHSMLGGIGHAIVSAVEEAMFFHCIARKSQTSFEIKGSHPLTENYSVLSPEVLTTVGGELLAQKNSQLIDKLLKFDAVVIAGQAKSHCVAWTIDDLLTEIQAYDSSLTQKVYLLEDCTSPVVVPGVVDYTEQADQAFARFAEAGMHLVKSTDLISNWF, from the coding sequence ATGATTCCTGAATTCTTCGATCGTGCTTCTGTCGGTTCTGTGTGGCGTGTTCCGTATCAACAACGAGAGATCGACGCAGAACAGTGGGTGAAACAGCATGGAATTTCACCTGCAAGTGACGATCGAGTTCGGGTTTGTTTACTCGCGATCGATGTGCAGAATACGTTCTGTATTCCCGATTTTGAATTATTTGTGGGAGGTCGATCGGGAACGGGAGCCGTTGAAGATAACATCCGACTGTGTGAGTTTATCTACCGCAATTTAGGCAGCATTACTGAAATTGCGCCCACAATGGATACTCACACCGCAATGCAAATCTTTCACCCGATCTTCTGGATTAATCAAGCGGGTGAGCATCCGATTCCCGCTGCAACATTGATTCCGTATGAGGCAGTGCAAAAAGGCGAATGGCGCGTCAATCCAGCCGTTGCAGCAAGTTTGAAAACAGACTATGACACGCTGAACAATCATGCGCTGCACTACACCGAGCAGCTAACCGATGAAGGAAAGTATCCATTAACCGTTTGGCCCTATCACTCGATGTTAGGTGGAATCGGTCATGCGATCGTATCTGCGGTTGAAGAAGCGATGTTCTTTCACTGCATTGCTCGGAAGAGTCAGACCAGCTTTGAAATCAAAGGAAGCCATCCCCTAACTGAGAATTATTCGGTGTTAAGTCCTGAAGTTCTAACGACCGTTGGCGGCGAGCTATTAGCACAGAAAAACAGTCAATTGATTGATAAATTGCTTAAGTTTGATGCAGTCGTGATTGCAGGTCAGGCAAAGAGTCATTGTGTCGCTTGGACGATCGATGATTTGCTCACCGAAATCCAAGCTTACGACTCTAGCCTGACCCAAAAAGTTTATCTACTCGAAGATTGCACTTCTCCAGTCGTGGTTCCGGGTGTGGTCGATTACACTGAACAAGCTGATCAAGCATTTGCTCGATTTGCAGAAGCTGGAATGCACTTAGTGAAATCGACCGATTTAATCTCCAATTGGTTTTAG
- a CDS encoding inner-membrane translocator (similar to AA sequence:cyanobase_aa:LBDG_40370) — protein sequence MSQTELRPLKEPSRSSPQRKPANNWLQVAGILPILVLICILFSVLTPNFPTAGNVVNILRQASINIVLATGMTFVILTGGIDLSVGSILGVSAVVGVLVSLSSALGWLAIPAALLTGLVIGLINGSLIAFLDLPPFIVTLGGLTALRGAAYLVANGTTVLNRNLNFAWVGNAYLGPFPWLVVIALLTVLGSWFILRRTVLGVQIYAVGGNQRAARLTGIKVNRVLLFVYGVSGLLAGLAGIMSSSRLYSATGLLGNGYELDAIAAVILGGTSFTGGIGTMPGTLLGALIIAVLNNGLTLLNMSYFWQLVVKGLVIIVAVTIDRLRRRSSR from the coding sequence ATGAGTCAAACCGAATTACGCCCCTTAAAAGAACCAAGCCGCTCATCACCTCAGCGCAAACCTGCAAACAACTGGCTCCAAGTCGCTGGTATTCTGCCGATTCTGGTTCTGATTTGCATTCTGTTTTCGGTGCTCACTCCGAACTTCCCGACTGCTGGAAACGTGGTGAACATTCTGCGCCAAGCATCGATCAACATTGTGCTGGCAACCGGAATGACCTTTGTAATTTTGACTGGAGGAATTGATCTTTCCGTCGGATCAATTCTCGGTGTCTCTGCCGTTGTGGGTGTATTGGTTTCACTATCAAGTGCACTCGGTTGGTTAGCAATTCCAGCCGCATTGTTAACTGGATTGGTCATCGGATTGATCAATGGTTCGCTGATTGCCTTTTTAGATTTACCTCCATTCATTGTGACTTTGGGTGGCTTAACTGCATTACGGGGTGCTGCCTATCTCGTTGCGAATGGAACAACCGTGTTAAATCGCAATCTCAACTTTGCCTGGGTTGGAAATGCCTATCTCGGTCCGTTTCCTTGGCTTGTGGTGATTGCGTTGTTAACGGTGTTGGGAAGTTGGTTTATTCTGCGTCGAACTGTTCTTGGTGTGCAGATCTATGCGGTGGGGGGTAACCAACGTGCAGCAAGATTAACCGGGATTAAAGTCAATCGTGTTCTCCTGTTCGTGTACGGCGTGAGTGGACTGCTAGCAGGATTGGCAGGCATCATGAGTTCGAGCCGCTTGTATAGCGCGACTGGACTCTTGGGGAACGGGTACGAATTGGATGCGATCGCGGCTGTGATTCTCGGTGGTACGAGCTTCACGGGTGGGATTGGAACAATGCCCGGAACCTTACTCGGTGCATTGATCATCGCGGTGTTGAACAATGGTCTGACGCTGCTGAATATGTCTTATTTCTGGCAGTTAGTCGTGAAAGGTTTAGTGATCATTGTTGCAGTCACCATCGATCGACTCCGCCGCCGTTCTTCGCGCTAA
- a CDS encoding ABC transporter-like protein (similar to AA sequence:cyanobase_aa:LBDG_40360) — MTMNEQSVSRPVPTATPVLEMKGITKRFNGVPALQNVNLTLYPGEVHALMGENGAGKSTLMKILAGAYIADEGEIWVNGQRLNVTDPGIARRAGINLIYQELNVAPNLTVAENMFMGSEISRGQVLDREGMKREATRVLQSLGASFSPDDVVANLSIAEQQQVEIARALKDNSRILVMDEPTAALSERETERLFEVIHRLRRDGIAIVYISHRMEEVYALADRVSVLRDGQYIGTLDRSEISPERLVQMMVGRSMQGFYEHEHSTHQGNVVLEVRQISDGRKVQPTDLVLRAGEIVGLAGLVGAGRTELSRLIFGADPKVSGEVFLNGKKVEIHSPGDAIKAGIGYVPEDRKDQGLFLEMSSGQNITLNMLKEDSKAGVVNWKALGRIANNAVDNFNIRLANLEIRAMDLSGGNQQKLLLARWLAIKPRVLLLDEPTRGVDIGAKSEIYRIISDLAKTGVAVLMVSSELPEVIGLSDRVLVMRQGRIVGEIDGSRQKITQENIMAYATGASEVAAL, encoded by the coding sequence ATGACAATGAATGAACAATCGGTGTCGCGCCCTGTCCCAACTGCGACTCCGGTGCTCGAAATGAAGGGCATTACCAAACGATTCAATGGTGTTCCTGCACTGCAAAATGTGAATCTAACGCTTTATCCCGGTGAAGTTCACGCGCTGATGGGTGAAAACGGAGCCGGAAAAAGCACATTGATGAAGATTCTGGCGGGAGCTTACATTGCGGATGAGGGTGAAATTTGGGTCAACGGTCAGCGGCTAAATGTGACTGATCCAGGGATTGCGAGACGAGCAGGCATTAACTTGATTTATCAAGAACTTAATGTCGCTCCGAATCTCACGGTTGCTGAGAATATGTTCATGGGCAGTGAGATCAGTCGTGGACAGGTCTTAGACCGTGAAGGGATGAAGCGCGAAGCAACGAGAGTACTACAAAGTTTGGGAGCGAGTTTTTCCCCGGATGATGTGGTGGCGAATTTGTCGATCGCTGAACAGCAACAGGTCGAAATTGCTCGTGCGCTCAAGGACAATAGCCGCATTCTCGTGATGGATGAACCGACGGCTGCTTTATCCGAGCGAGAAACCGAACGATTATTCGAGGTCATTCACCGTCTCAGACGCGATGGAATTGCGATCGTTTATATCAGTCACCGGATGGAAGAAGTCTACGCCCTAGCCGATCGAGTGAGTGTTCTGCGCGATGGTCAGTATATTGGAACGCTCGATCGTTCTGAAATCTCACCCGAACGCTTAGTGCAAATGATGGTTGGTCGATCAATGCAAGGCTTCTACGAACATGAACATTCAACGCATCAAGGCAATGTGGTGTTAGAAGTTCGACAAATCAGCGACGGGCGGAAAGTTCAACCCACGGATTTAGTGCTTCGAGCCGGTGAAATTGTCGGGTTGGCTGGATTGGTCGGAGCGGGGCGAACGGAACTATCACGGCTGATTTTTGGAGCCGATCCGAAAGTAAGCGGTGAAGTGTTCCTAAATGGTAAAAAGGTTGAGATTCATTCTCCTGGAGATGCGATCAAAGCTGGAATTGGTTACGTTCCCGAAGACCGCAAAGATCAAGGCTTATTCCTCGAAATGAGTTCCGGTCAGAACATTACGCTAAACATGCTGAAGGAGGATTCTAAAGCGGGCGTAGTCAACTGGAAAGCACTCGGCAGAATTGCGAATAATGCAGTTGATAACTTCAACATTCGACTTGCAAACCTAGAAATCCGCGCAATGGATCTCTCTGGGGGAAATCAGCAAAAACTGCTACTGGCTCGTTGGTTGGCAATCAAACCCAGAGTGTTGCTGCTCGATGAACCCACTCGTGGCGTAGACATTGGCGCAAAGAGTGAAATTTATCGAATTATCAGTGACTTAGCAAAAACTGGTGTTGCGGTGCTGATGGTATCGAGCGAACTGCCGGAAGTGATTGGATTGAGCGATCGCGTTTTAGTGATGCGCCAAGGCAGAATCGTCGGAGAAATTGACGGTTCCCGCCAAAAAATTACCCAAGAAAACATTATGGCTTATGCCACTGGCGCATCGGAGGTCGCCGCACTATGA
- a CDS encoding periplasmic binding protein/LacI transcriptional regulator (similar to AA sequence:cyanobase_aa:LBDG_40350), translated as MNISHKALRRGLSAVGVLGLIGGAIVGCSSTQQTSNDSNSRLRSVAVTVGDLSNPFFVLMGRGAEAEAQKIGGDGVRTTIVSSGYDLNQQFNQIENFIAANTSLIVLNAADSQGIAPAVEKAKQAGTVVIAVDTAAAGGVDATITSNNLQAGELSCQYIADRLKGQGNVVIVNGPPVQSVFDRVEGCEKVLSKYPGIKILSKDQNAEGSRDGGLRVMSDLLTSFPKIDAVFAINDPCGVGAELAARQAKRSEFFIVGVDGAPEAQAAIEDKSSLFVATAAQDPLGMTQRAVQVGNDILNGKRPANPNIQIPVKLITRDNVSQYKGWQ; from the coding sequence GTGAATATATCTCACAAAGCGTTACGCCGTGGATTGAGTGCGGTGGGCGTTTTGGGTCTGATTGGTGGTGCGATCGTGGGGTGTTCATCCACACAGCAAACCAGCAATGATTCAAACTCAAGACTGCGATCGGTTGCAGTAACAGTGGGTGATTTGAGTAATCCGTTCTTTGTGCTGATGGGCAGAGGTGCAGAAGCCGAAGCTCAGAAGATTGGCGGGGACGGGGTGCGAACCACGATCGTATCAAGCGGGTACGATTTGAATCAGCAATTTAACCAAATCGAGAACTTTATTGCGGCAAATACCAGTTTGATTGTTTTGAATGCTGCGGATAGTCAAGGAATTGCGCCTGCGGTGGAGAAAGCGAAACAAGCTGGAACGGTTGTGATTGCAGTGGATACGGCGGCAGCGGGCGGAGTCGATGCAACCATTACCTCGAACAATCTGCAAGCAGGAGAACTAAGCTGTCAGTACATTGCCGATCGCTTAAAAGGACAAGGCAATGTGGTGATTGTCAATGGTCCTCCGGTGCAATCGGTGTTCGATCGAGTGGAAGGCTGTGAAAAGGTACTTTCTAAATATCCAGGCATTAAGATTCTTTCCAAGGATCAAAACGCAGAAGGCAGTCGGGATGGTGGATTGCGCGTGATGAGTGATCTGCTCACTTCGTTCCCGAAAATCGATGCGGTCTTTGCCATTAATGATCCGTGTGGAGTGGGTGCTGAACTTGCCGCACGACAAGCAAAACGCAGTGAGTTCTTTATTGTCGGAGTCGATGGTGCACCTGAAGCACAAGCCGCGATCGAAGATAAAAGCAGTCTCTTTGTCGCCACTGCTGCTCAAGATCCATTAGGTATGACTCAGAGAGCGGTACAAGTCGGTAACGATATTCTCAACGGTAAAAGACCCGCGAATCCGAATATTCAGATTCCCGTGAAGCTGATTACACGAGACAACGTGAGCCAATACAAGGGGTGGCAGTAA